Proteins found in one Mixophyes fleayi isolate aMixFle1 chromosome 8, aMixFle1.hap1, whole genome shotgun sequence genomic segment:
- the SLC25A24 gene encoding mitochondrial adenyl nucleotide antiporter SLC25A24 has protein sequence MIEQMKTLVLCRAFCEGSDTHTKYAELFHKLDINKDGKVDILELQQGLKAMGMAVGGGAEEKIVAAGDTNKDGQLDFGEFMKYLEEHEKKMKIAFTSLDKNKDGKIEASEIVNSLKALGINIAPDHAKTILKSMDADGTLTVDWNEWRDHFLFNPAANIEEIIRYWKHSTVLDIGDSLTIPDEFTEEEKKTGQWWKQLIAGGMAGAVSRTGTAPLDRLKVMMQVHGTKGNANMLTGLKQMVKEGGIRSLWRGNGVNVIKIAPETAMKFWAYDQYKKMFTSESGKLGTAERFIAGSLAGATAQTSIYPMEVMKTRLAVGKTGQYNGMFDCAKKILKKEGVRAFYKGYLPNILGIIPYAGIDLAIYETLKNNWLQKYATESANPGVMVLLGCGTVSSTCGQLASYPLALIRTRMQAQASIEGAPQLSMGSLFRKIIAKEGFLGLYRGIAPNFLKVIPAVSISYVVYEKMKVQLGI, from the exons ATGATTGAACAAATGAAGACATTGGTGCTGTGCAGGGCTTTCTGCGAGGGATCAGACACACATACCAAGTATGCAGAGCTCTTCCATAAATTAGATATTAATAAAGATGGAAAGGTGGATATTCTGGAGCTGCAACAAGGCCTGAAGGCAATGGGCATGGCAGTTGGAGGAGGCGCAGAAGAG AAAATTGTGGCAGCTGGTGACACAAATAAGGATGGACAACTGGATTTTGGGGAGTTTATGAAGTATCTAGAGGAAcatgagaaaaaaatgaaaattgccTTTACCAGCCTGGACAAAAATAAAGATG ggAAGATTGAGGCATCAGAGATCGTGAATTCTCTAAAGGCTTTGGGCATTAACATTGCACCAGACCACGCTAAAACAATCCTGAAAAG TATGGATGCAGATGGCACCCTCACTGTAGACTGGAACGAGTGGAGAGACCACTTTCTCTTTAACCCAGCAGCTAACATTGAGGAAATTATCCGTTACTGGAAACATTCAACG GTGCTGGATATTGGTGACAGTCTCACTATCCCTGATGAGTTTACAGAGGAGGAGAAGAAGACTGGCCAGTGGTGGAAACAGCTGATAGCTGGGGGTATGGCTGGAGCCGTATCCCGTACAGGAACTGCTCCCCTTGACCGTTTAAAAGTCATGATGCAG GTTCATGGGACCAAAGGAAATGCAAACATGTTGACTGGTCTGAAGCAGATGGTGAAGGAAGGAGGCATCCGATCTCTATGGAGAGGGAATGGAGTGAATGTCATCAAAATTGCCCCAGAGACGGCCATGAAATTCTGGGCATATGACCAG taCAAAAAGATGTTTACCTCAGAAAGTGGCAAGTTGGGTACAGCCGAGAGATTTATAGCTGGGTCGCTGGCTGGAGCAACTGCACAGACTTCAATTTACCCCATGGAG GTTATGAAGACACGTTTGGCTGTAGGGAAGACTGGACAATACAATGGAATGTTTGACTGTGCCAAAAAGATTTTGAAAAAGGAAGGTGTGCGAGCCTTTTATAAAGGATATTTACCCAACATACTGGGTATAATTCCTTATGCTGGCATTGACCTTGCCATCTATGAG ACTCTAAAGAATAACTGGCTTCAGAAATATGCAACAGAATCTGCCAACCCAGGAGTGATGGTCCTGCTAGGCTGCGGCACCGTATCTAGTACCTGTGGCCAGCTGGCAAGTTATCCATTAGCCCTTATCAGGACAAGAATGCAAGCTCAAG CATCTATAGAGGGCGCACCTCAGCTTAGCATGGGAAGCCTCTTCCGCAAGATCATAGCCAAGGAAGGTTTTCTGGGTCTTTACAGAGGAATTGCTCCAAATTTCTTGAAGGTGATTCCTGCTGTCAGTATCAGCTATGTGGTGTATGAGAAGATGAAGGTGCAACTTGGGATCTAG